The genomic region CGGCCTTGCAGTTGACCCTGAGATCATTCTTGCCGATGAGCCGACTTCTGCTCTGGATCCCATATCCAGCCAGGCTATTGAAGAGAAATTCATCGAGCTCAAAAAGAATTATACCATCATCCTGGTAACCCATATCCTGCGTCAGGCCAGGAGGATTGCGGATAACGTTATCTTTATGTATATGGGAGAAGTAATTGAACAAGGCACTGCAGACCAGGTGTTTAATCATCCGAAGGAAGAAAAAACCAAATCCTATCTAAAAGGGTTATTCTATTAAATTTTATTTATTCTTGAATCCTTAAATTTTAAACTGATGAAAAAAGTACTGATATTTTTTATTTTCGGACTGTTAATCATTTCACAAACGAAAGGACAATTTACGCTGAAAGGAGAATTCAGACCCCGTTTTGAATACCGGGGAGGCTATGGGGAAATCCTTTCGAAAGATGAAAAACCAATTTTGACAATTTCTCAGAGAAGCAGACTATCGGCTTACTATCAGACCGGGATTTTCTCATTCGGGTTTGGAATCCAGGATGTCAGGGTTTGGGGGGATGATGACATGTATTCTTCAACCGGCGTTACCGGGAGTAAGTCCAGTATCGACCTGAATGAAGCATGGTTGGGGATTAAACCTTATCAGAATGGATTGATTAAAATTGGCAGGCAATACTGGATTTATGAAGATGAGCGGTTACTTTCATCGCGTGGATGGAATCAAAGCGAAATTAAGTATGATGCAGTCCTTTTCCAGCATATCCAGGATAAATTGCAATTTGATGTGGGACTATCCTGGAATAACTTATCTGAAAAAAATTATTATGATGAATATACCAGCGCTAAGATGAAATCATTGAATTTCATATACCTGAAAAAGGGCATCACAAACTGGCTTAATGTTTCGGTAATGGCCCTTGCGTCTGGGTTTACTGCTACTGACACGACACCTGATATAAACTGGCAAGGAACTTATGGCGGTTACCTGGGGATAAAAAAAGGAGGGCTTAGTGCCATGGTCAGTGGTTTTTACCAGAATGGGAAAAACAGGAAAGGATTAGAGACCAGTGCTTATATGTTTGCCATCAGCGGTGATTATATTTTTAAGAAGGCCTTTTCAATTGGTGCAGGAATTGATTACCTGTCGGGTAATGATCAGAAGAAAATCAATTATCCCGATTATGGGGAAAAGTCTCATTCTTTTGATAATCTTTATGGAGTCAGGCACAGGGTTTTTGGGCACCTGGATTTATTCAATAATCTGCCAAAAGCTACCGGTGATGGCGGGATTATGGATATATTCCTGAGATTAAAATGGAATCCGGTAACCAATACAACACTCGCTGCAGACTTTCATTTTTTCAGCCTTGAGAATAACGTGATTGATGCATTGCCTCCCATGCAAACCAGTTACATACCAAAAGGACTCGGACAGGAACTCGACCTCAATATTTCATGGGATATCAGCAAAATAGTGAATTTGAAAGGAGGTTATTCTTGCTATCTCGTTACAGATTCCATGGAAAAACTCCAGGGAATTGAACCCGGTAACTCGAGGTTTCCTTCCTGGGTTTGGGTGATGATAACTGCAAAACCTGTTTTCCTCGAGAAATAAAAAAGGCCGCCTGATTCACCAGGCAGCCTTTTTTATTTATTTATTCATAATTATTTGGGTAGTTTAGCACCTTTGGCAATGATGTACATCTGAACACTAAAGTTCTTTGTCTCGCCCTGAATAATCTGGAATTCGGTCAATGCCGGGCTTCCCAGGCCACCTGATCCATACCATCCGACAAAGTCTCCTGATGACCAAGTAGCACCATTGTCAATATCTTTCCATACATCGAGGTAATAATTGCCAGGAAGCACATCAACCATCGAAAAAGTAACAGAAGCGCCTGAACCAATAGCACCCACAAATTTGATGGGCTGGTTCCAATTCCAGTTATCCAGCGTTGTATAAATGCTGACCTTAGAGTTGGAAAGATCACCACTAACACCTGCCGGGAAATAGGCTGTACCATTAATGGTCGTGACGGTGCTTACAGCAGTGACCGTAAGGGTGCCTGAACCGGTGGCTGTGCCTCCTTTACCATCCGTGACCGTAACAGTAACTGAATAAGTACCTGCCTGGCTGGGTGCAGTCCAACTGACTGAAGCGCCAGCCCCGTTGATGGCACCACCGTTTGGGGTGTAAGCATACGTCAAGGCATCGCCATCCGAATCAGTTGCTGTAACAGTTACGTTAACGGAGCCACTGGCCGCGATGCTGGAAGGATTAACAGCAACTGATACAATTACCGGATTGCTGTTATCTTTTTTGCAGCCAGGAAATAGGACTGCGAGAGCCAGGAAAAAAATGCCTGTCAATGTTGTAATGAGTAAGACTCTTTTCATAGGTTTAAGATTTAAATTTTAAGTGGGTAAAGATAAAAAGAAAATGACGATTCTGTAAATAAATTGCAAAAATTATTCTCCAAGTGCTTGTTTCAGGAATTGAACCCTTTCAAATGCAGCTATATTTTCATGATGTTTCGTTAATTTTCCTTTGAAATCGTCGATTTTTTCATAACCTTTCCAGGTCATCCATTTCTGCAGATCACTGATCATCGTATCAATATAACCGAGCCCATTGATATATAATGTTGAGCATACCTGAACTGCTGATGCACCGGCTAATATCATTTTAATCATGCCACTTCCGTCATGAATCCCGGTATTTCCGGCAATATCACATTTAACGCGTGTGGAGAAAAGGGATACCCAACGAAGAGGCTGGCCCATTTCCTGCGGGCAGCTCAAATAATTCGGCCGGGTGATTTCTTCCGTATCAATGTCAATATCCGGCCTGTAAAAACGGTTAAATACAACCATGCCATTGACTCCGGCCTGACAGAGGCGTTTGGTAGTATTAAATGCATTGCTGAAGAAAGGGCCGATTTTTATTGCAATTGGAATATCGACATTCTTCCTTACCTCCTCGACTATTTTAACATAAAGATCTTCGATTTCGGCACTGGAGGTTCTTTCATCTTTTGGCACGATAAAAACGTTTAACTCCAGACCATCCGCGCCGGCTTCAACCAATTCCTTCGCATAACGGGGCCACTCGGTGGCGGTGACACAATTAATACTGGCGATAATCGGGATATTGGTTTGTTCTTTTGCTCCATGTATCAGTTTAAGGTATCCTTTGATCCCATGCTCCTTTGAATGCTGACTTATGAATTCAATCGCTTCAGGATACCAGAAGTAACTCTCGTCCTGGTCTATCAGCCGGTTGGGATCTGCAATAAATTGTTCCTCAAACAGTGATTTCAAGACGATGGCGCCTGCGCCATAGTCGGCACATTTTTTAATATCTTCGACTGTACTGGTTATTCTTGAACTACTGACAATTAGGGGGTTGCGAAGCTTAAGCCCCATATAAGTCGTTGAAAGATCCATGCTATATCAGTTTTAAGTTTTAAGTTGGTCTTATTTCGGTGTTGAACAAATTTAACAGATAATCCTTCATGTATTCGAATGCTTTTTGTAAATTATTTTCCGCTTTTTCAGAAAAACCTTCCCGGAACTCCCATTGATATCCTTTGATATGCAACAAATACACTTTTGGGCATTTTCCGAATAAATCCGCACATAACTTCACGATATACCCTGGTGAGGCAGCATGAGTTGTGAAAGATACTTCATTTTCCCCTGTTACCTTTGTTAATATAAAATCATCAATTTCTTCTGTTGAGGCATCAGCAAAAATTACCAGATCTTTTTCTGAAATAACTTCTGCATCTTCGATATTCAATTGGTAATTTGAGTCAAATGTTATGCCTGGCAAACCAGATTTTTTAGACCAATCTTCCAGTCTTCTTGCCAACTCGATGCCAAGCCCGTCATCTTCCCGGCCGGGATTACCAAAGCCGTATATGAGTATTTGAAAGAACGCTGTCAATGTTTATGTCCGCTTCCTGTCAAGCAGGTTATTATCTTTATCAAAAAGTGAAATATCAAGAGGCATCTGACCCAATGCATGCGTAGCACAACTCAGGCAAGGATCATAAGCCCTGATAGCCACTTCAACGGCATTCATCATCGGTTCGGTAATCTGAGTTTTACCATTCATCCATGATTTAGCCACATGGTTCACTGAACGGTTCATCGGCTCATTGTTATGTGTGGTTGAAACGATAAGGTTGGCCATAATGATCTGGTCATACTCATTGATCTTGTAATGATGGAAAAGGGTACCACGGGGTGCCTCGATCAAACCGACACCTTCATTCGTTTTGGTTCCTTTTGTGACAAGTGGTCCTTCAAGAAGGTCAGGATCATTCAATAATTTTTTCATTTCTTCAGCCGAATGAAGAATTTCAATTAATCGTGCATAATGGTAATGCATGCAATGGTTGTTCGGTTTACCATTTGTCAGGGATTTAAATTCTTCAAATTCTTTCTGAGCAAGAGGAGTTGGAATAAAGTCGCAGGTGTTCAACCTGGCCAGCGCACCTACCCTGTACCATCCTTTTTGCGGGCCTAATTCCTTCAAATAAGGGAATTTCATATAGCTCCACGCCTTGACCTCTTCCTCAATATAATCAGTATAATTCTGGTAATCAATATCATTAAGGATTTTCTTCCCATCAGTATCAACTGCACGAATAACACCATGATAAAGGTCCAGTGCGCCATCTTTACGCACCAGGCTGAGATGGTTGGAGGGGAAGTAGGCAAATGAATCGATGAATTCTTTATTCTTTTTGTAATAAGTCTTAAAGAAATTAAGAGCACCGATTGACCAATCGATCATTTTATCAATATTCATCGGGTCCGGGCCTATCAGGAAATGGTTTCTTTCCTCAATGGTGAGGTGCTTGTTGATACCACCTGGTATAGCGCCTGTTCCATGTATTTTTTTACCTGCCGTCGCGGCAATGATCTCCTGACCGAATTTTCTCATCATCACACCCTGGATTGCCAGGTCCCTGTGATGAATAGCGATCCCAATGACATTCCTGATAGCGGGATCGGCATCGATTCCCAAAAGCAGGTCAGGAGAGGCAAGGTGAAAGAAGTGCAGCGAATGTGACTGGAACATTTGTCCATAGTGCATTAGCCGGCGCATTTTTTCTCCGGTCGGTGTGAGGCCTTCGCCCGTACCGGCGCCAACGATCACATCCAATGCTTTGGCTGCCGCCAGGTGGTGGCTCACCGGGCAAATTCCGCAGAGACGCTGAACCAAAACCGGGGCTTCCCAATAAGGCCGCCCCTGGACAAAGCGCTCGAAGCCGCGGAATTCCACAATATGAAGCCTTGTCTGTGAAACGTTATTTTGATCGTCGAGTCGGATGGTGACTTTTCCATGGCCTTCCACCCTGGTGACGGGTTCTATAGTGATTTTCTGAGACATTTCCTGATCCTCCTTATTAATCAAATTTAACAACTTCGTAGGGCAAATTCATCTTATCACCTGTCAGCAATGCAACGAGTGCATTCCAGATCAGATCAGCCCTTGGAGGGCAACCAGGCAGGAAATAATCGATCTTGACAATCTCATGACATGGGTACACCTTATCTAATAGCATTGGCAATTCATCATCGTTTGGAAGTATTTTTTCTTTGTTTAATCCAACCGTGGGCCCGTTCAGGTAAGCTTCTTCAATACATTCCCGGATGGGAATACCGTTCCGGAGAGCCGGAAGTCCGCCCATGATGGCACATTCGCCGACAGAGATCAGAATGGTGCAATTCTTCCGGAAGTCCTTCAACACTTCGATATTTTCGCTGTTACAGCAGCCTCCTTCGAGAAGTCCAATATCGCAATGTTTAGTAAATTCCTTAATATCGTCTATTGGTGATTTATTGAATTCCACCAGTTCGATCAGATCAAGGATCCGCTCGTCTATATCAAGTATCGACATATGGCATCCGAAACAGCCTGCCATTGAAGTCGTTGCTACAATCGGTTTACTCATAACTGTTATATTTTTCAGATTAACTTATAATTTCTTAACAAGGTCTGTCCCAATTTCATCAAAATCATATTTTCTTTGCCCGATTGGGGAATAGTATCCTCTTTCTTTTTTGATGATGGCTCCAACAGGGCACATATCCATAGCCTTGAGCGCTTCAGCTTCGGTCAGCTGGTTGGCCAGATTCACATCCAATTCAATGTGGAGGTGATGACCGCCACGCTGGTTAAAAGCAAATACCGGTTTCCCATCCTTAAGAACGGTCCTGATGCAGCGCTTGCACATAATGCAGCGGTTCCTGTCGTGATAAATGAATTTACTTCCGGCATTGACCCCTTTTAGTGGAAACTCATACGGGAAACGCGGCACCATCATCTGGTAGCGATAACCCAATGCCTGAAGTTCACAATTGCCGCTTTTTTCGCAGGCAGGACAAAAATGGTTCCCTGCAACAAAAAGTACTTCTACGATAGCTTTACGCATATCCTCAAGGTCCGGGAGGTTATTCTCCACAACCATTCCTTCAGCGACGGGAGTAGTGCAGGCAGTCATGTTTCTTCCGTTTACCTTGACATTACATATGCGGCAAGATCCGGCAGGTTTAATGTCCTCGACATAACATAATGATGGAATGAAAACACCATTATCCCTGGCGGCATCCATAATCGTCTGGCCAGGAGTGGCGTAACAGACTTTATCGTCTAATATGAATTTAATTTTTTCGCTCATATCCAAAGATCTTTATTGATTTCTGATTCAATGATGTTCAAATATAGGGATCCGCCCCACATACGCACAGGAATCGGCAACGGCTTCTTCCATGTTAAATGTTGAAACAAATTCTTCCTCGGGGATAACGAGGTCTTCATAGAGCTGCCTGAAGTTTTCAATGGTTGAAAGTACAGGATTGGCAGCAGTTTGTCCAAGGCCACAGCGGTTAGCAGCTTTCATATATTTGGTCCATTGGTACAGTTCATTGATATCGGCACGGGAACCATGCCCATCGAGGATTTTTTGCAGTTTATTCCTGAGGATCACAGTAAGGGAACGGCAAGGTGTGCAAGAACCACAGGATTCTTCAATAAAGAAATCCATGAAGTTGACCACTACATCTTTCAGCAAATTGCGTTGTTTCCCGATCACGATCATTGATCCGCCTGTAGCAAGATCTTCAAATGATATTTCTCTCTGGAACTGTGTCGGGTTTATGCAAGTACCAGAAGGGCCACCAACCTGGACAGCCTGAACAGAATTTGCCCCGGCCATTTCCAACAGTTCCCGGATTGTAATCCCCCACTCTATTTCATAAACTCCGGGATGCTTGCAATCGCCGGATATACTGAGCAGTTTCGTCCCGGCAGATTCTTTGGTTCCCATCGCTTTGAACCAGTCTGCCCCTTTCACCATAATTTTAACTACTGCGGATAATGTCTCAACATTATTAATGACGGTAGGCATATCCAGATAACCTTTTTGAACCGGGAAAGGCGGGCGGTTACGAGGTTCGCCGCGTTTTCCTTCCATCGATTCTATCAGGGCAGATTCTTCTCCGCAAACATAGGCTCCGGCTCCGAGCTGTATCCGTATATCGTAATTAAATCCCTGCTTGCCTGCTATATTTTTCCCCAGGAGGTTGCCGGCACGCATTTCCTGAAGCATTTGTTCAAGGTAAGCAACAAGATACCGGTATTCGTACCTTAAATAAAGGACCCCTTCTTTAGCTCCCAAAGCGTACCCGGCAACGATCATTCCTTCGAACAACTGTTTAGACAACTCGGTCAATATGACCCTTTCCTTAAAAGTTCCGGGTTCTCCTTCATCGGCATTGCAAAGAAGGTAGATGGCAGGACCTCTTGATTTGCGGCAAAATTCCCACTTCAAACCAGCGGGGAATCCGGCGCCTCCCCGACCTCTTAGGTTTGATCTCTTCACTTCATCAATTACCTGCTCAGGTGTCAAATTCACAGCTTTACGGATGGCCATGCCCAGTTCATAGTCAGAAAACAAAACCGGTCCTTTTTTCATCAGGTGGTTATGGACCATGGCTTTGATCTTTGGATGGCTGTTTTCGCCATCTCCATATTTTGTAACCAATTCTGTCACGTCTTTACCTGAACGAAAAGCACCAACCAGTTCCCGTACTTTAGAAGGAGTAAGTCCGGTAAAAATTACATCATTGATAATAGCAGCAGGTTCCTGGTCATTCATCCCGATGTCTGCAGTATCCCAAAGGCCGATCAGGCCGTCTGCCGTAACGGAGTTAAACGGGATTCCCACCTCTTTTTCAAATGTTTTTGCGATCTCAGCCCGCCCCATCATGCAGGCTACGGCGCTGTTGTTAAGGTAAACGGCATACTTCCCAACAGGTGACATCGAATAAAAATGATAAAAGGAAATTGTTTGTTCCACCTCGACTTCCGACATCTTAAGAAAAACAGCGATATGCCTCACAGCCTCCGCAGAAATGTAACCAAACTCATCTTTCACTTCATGCAAAATATCCATGAGCCGTGTCCTGTCATAATTGAATTTTGTGATAATGGCCTTTATTTTTGATTCCATTTGTTAGGTTTATTTAAATTATAATTCTGATATTCAATTAAGTATTGTTAATTTATTAACAAAACAAAAATAATTGAAAATGTTGATCTTACAACCTAATTAATAAATTTAGAATTAGTACAAATAATATCTAATGTCATTAATTTTGTATATCAATATGAAGATTCTACATTAATTTAGCCCCCCTTTGTTTTAATAATGAAAGCCTCCACAGCAAAATCAATTCATATTTCCGGCCTCGTTCAGGGGGTTGGTTTCAGGCCATTTGTTTACCGCCTTGCCATTTATAACAATATAAGCGGGTGGGTGGAAAATGGCAATGATGGGGTCAGGATCCACGCCGAGGGATTGGATGAGGATTTGGAGAAATTTATTGCAGGACTTTCAGAAGAAGCGCCTGCAGCTTCACAAATACTGGATATAATTGTCCAGACAGGCGAATTGCAATATAATAAAACCTTTCAGATAAAAAAGAGTGGCGATTATTCGGATGAAGTAACGGAGATAAGCCCTGATATTGCCTTGTGCGATAAGTGCCTGGCTGATATGAAATCGCAAGCTCACCGTATTGATTATCCTTTTATTAACTGCACCAATTGCGGTCCCAGGTTTTCCATTATTCAGGGACTCCCCTATGACCGGGCTAAAACAACCATGGATCCTTTTAAGATGTGCCCAATATGCAGAAAAGAGTACGCAGATGTCATGGATCGAAGGTTTCATGCGCAACCGGTTGCCTGCAACCATTGTGGCCCGAATTACGAATTAACTCACGGCGAAGCAACTTATAACGGGATTGACAATATATTAACCGAAACTGCCAGGCTGATCATGTCAGGCAAAATCCTTGCTGTAAAAGGCATGGGAGGTTTTCACCTTGCCTGTGATGCGACGAGTGAAGCAGCAGTGAGTTTGCTCAGGCAAAGAAAAAACCGGGAAGGAAAGCCTTTTGCGGTAATGTTTAAAAGCCTGGCAGATACAAAGAAATTTCTGGAAGTAAGCCATGATGAAGAAGAAGCATTAGTATCCTGGCGCAGGCCAATTGTAATTTTAAAAAACAGGAAACATAATTTAAACCTGGCAAAAAGCGTGAGTAATGGTTTTGACACGACAGGTGCCATGCTGCCCTATATGCCAATACATTACCTGCTATTTGAACGGTTAGATATTCCAGCCATCGTTTTAACGAGCGGCAACCTTTCAGACGAGCCTGTCATCATTGATAACCATGAGGCTATTGAGCACTTGAGTTCTGTTGCAGACGCTTTCCTTAGCTATAACAGGGAAATATATAACCGCACTGATGATTCCGTGATGATGTTCGCCGGGAGCCAGAGCCAGGGCAGGCTTATCAGGAGGTCCAGGGGATATGCACCATCACCGGTAAACCTTTCCATTGGTGTTGATGGAATTTTTGCTACCGGAGCCGAACTGGTCAATTGTTTCTGCCTGGGCAAGGACCGTAAAGCTATAATGAGCCAGCATATCGGGGATTTGAAAAACCTTAAAACCCTTGATTTTTATACGGATTCATTGAACCGCTTTCAGCGGCTGTTCCGCGTGAAGCCCTCTTTGGTTGTATGTGACCTTCACCCCGATTATTTATCTACCAGGTTTGCGGAAGAATATGCAGCTATGAATGGAAATCTTCCGCTTATCCGCGTGCAGCATCATCATGCCCACCTGGCTTCCTGCATGGCCGAACACAATGTGGATGAGAAAGTTATCGGGATCAGTATGGACGGTGTCGGTTATGGAACAGACGGTCATAGCTGGGGCTTTGAAGTGATGATCTGTGATTTGCTGGATTTCGAGAGAAAGACTCACCTGGAATATGTGCCTCAGCCCGGCGGAGACAAAGCCACTTTTGAACCCTGGCGCATGGCCCTCGCATTTTTGTATCAATATGTCGATCATGATATAGAGAAATCAGATTTGCCAATTATTCAGCATATCGGTCTTGAAAAAGTCAGGATTATAAAGACTGCCATAGAAAATAACATCAATGTTCCCCTGACATCGAGTGCCGGCCGGCTATTTGATGCGGTGGCAGCTATGACCGGTCTATGCCGGTATTCAGCGTTTCATGCTGAAGCACCAATGCGATTGGAAAATATAATTGATATTAACGAATCCGGCTGTTATGATTTTCATATCGGTAACACAATTGACCCTGGTCCGTTGATTCGAAGCATTGTCCGGGATATTAAAGATAAGGTGCCAGCCGGGAAAATATCTGCCAAGTTTCACCGTTCGGTTGTCGAAGTCATTATTCAAATCGCAGATGAGCTTCGGTCTGAATCAGGTATTAAAATAGTTGTACTTTCAGGAGGCACTTTTCAAAACGGGTTTTTGTTATCGGAAACCGAGAAAAGATTGCGTAACAATAATTTCCAGGTATATACACCCTGTATCTTCCCTTCCAACGATGGTGGCATAGCCCTCGGGCAGTTAATGATAGCTG from Bacteroidales bacterium harbors:
- the hypF gene encoding carbamoyltransferase HypF, which encodes MKASTAKSIHISGLVQGVGFRPFVYRLAIYNNISGWVENGNDGVRIHAEGLDEDLEKFIAGLSEEAPAASQILDIIVQTGELQYNKTFQIKKSGDYSDEVTEISPDIALCDKCLADMKSQAHRIDYPFINCTNCGPRFSIIQGLPYDRAKTTMDPFKMCPICRKEYADVMDRRFHAQPVACNHCGPNYELTHGEATYNGIDNILTETARLIMSGKILAVKGMGGFHLACDATSEAAVSLLRQRKNREGKPFAVMFKSLADTKKFLEVSHDEEEALVSWRRPIVILKNRKHNLNLAKSVSNGFDTTGAMLPYMPIHYLLFERLDIPAIVLTSGNLSDEPVIIDNHEAIEHLSSVADAFLSYNREIYNRTDDSVMMFAGSQSQGRLIRRSRGYAPSPVNLSIGVDGIFATGAELVNCFCLGKDRKAIMSQHIGDLKNLKTLDFYTDSLNRFQRLFRVKPSLVVCDLHPDYLSTRFAEEYAAMNGNLPLIRVQHHHAHLASCMAEHNVDEKVIGISMDGVGYGTDGHSWGFEVMICDLLDFERKTHLEYVPQPGGDKATFEPWRMALAFLYQYVDHDIEKSDLPIIQHIGLEKVRIIKTAIENNINVPLTSSAGRLFDAVAAMTGLCRYSAFHAEAPMRLENIIDINESGCYDFHIGNTIDPGPLIRSIVRDIKDKVPAGKISAKFHRSVVEVIIQIADELRSESGIKIVVLSGGTFQNGFLLSETEKRLRNNNFQVYTPCIFPSNDGGIALGQLMIAAKRRAVGKPDSFFM
- a CDS encoding alginate export family protein — its product is MKKVLIFFIFGLLIISQTKGQFTLKGEFRPRFEYRGGYGEILSKDEKPILTISQRSRLSAYYQTGIFSFGFGIQDVRVWGDDDMYSSTGVTGSKSSIDLNEAWLGIKPYQNGLIKIGRQYWIYEDERLLSSRGWNQSEIKYDAVLFQHIQDKLQFDVGLSWNNLSEKNYYDEYTSAKMKSLNFIYLKKGITNWLNVSVMALASGFTATDTTPDINWQGTYGGYLGIKKGGLSAMVSGFYQNGKNRKGLETSAYMFAISGDYIFKKAFSIGAGIDYLSGNDQKKINYPDYGEKSHSFDNLYGVRHRVFGHLDLFNNLPKATGDGGIMDIFLRLKWNPVTNTTLAADFHFFSLENNVIDALPPMQTSYIPKGLGQELDLNISWDISKIVNLKGGYSCYLVTDSMEKLQGIEPGNSRFPSWVWVMITAKPVFLEK
- a CDS encoding Ni/Fe hydrogenase subunit alpha; this encodes MSQKITIEPVTRVEGHGKVTIRLDDQNNVSQTRLHIVEFRGFERFVQGRPYWEAPVLVQRLCGICPVSHHLAAAKALDVIVGAGTGEGLTPTGEKMRRLMHYGQMFQSHSLHFFHLASPDLLLGIDADPAIRNVIGIAIHHRDLAIQGVMMRKFGQEIIAATAGKKIHGTGAIPGGINKHLTIEERNHFLIGPDPMNIDKMIDWSIGALNFFKTYYKKNKEFIDSFAYFPSNHLSLVRKDGALDLYHGVIRAVDTDGKKILNDIDYQNYTDYIEEEVKAWSYMKFPYLKELGPQKGWYRVGALARLNTCDFIPTPLAQKEFEEFKSLTNGKPNNHCMHYHYARLIEILHSAEEMKKLLNDPDLLEGPLVTKGTKTNEGVGLIEAPRGTLFHHYKINEYDQIIMANLIVSTTHNNEPMNRSVNHVAKSWMNGKTQITEPMMNAVEVAIRAYDPCLSCATHALGQMPLDISLFDKDNNLLDRKRT
- a CDS encoding 2Fe-2S iron-sulfur cluster-binding protein, which gives rise to MSEKIKFILDDKVCYATPGQTIMDAARDNGVFIPSLCYVEDIKPAGSCRICNVKVNGRNMTACTTPVAEGMVVENNLPDLEDMRKAIVEVLFVAGNHFCPACEKSGNCELQALGYRYQMMVPRFPYEFPLKGVNAGSKFIYHDRNRCIMCKRCIRTVLKDGKPVFAFNQRGGHHLHIELDVNLANQLTEAEALKAMDMCPVGAIIKKERGYYSPIGQRKYDFDEIGTDLVKKL
- a CDS encoding dihydroorotate dehydrogenase-like protein encodes the protein MDLSTTYMGLKLRNPLIVSSSRITSTVEDIKKCADYGAGAIVLKSLFEEQFIADPNRLIDQDESYFWYPEAIEFISQHSKEHGIKGYLKLIHGAKEQTNIPIIASINCVTATEWPRYAKELVEAGADGLELNVFIVPKDERTSSAEIEDLYVKIVEEVRKNVDIPIAIKIGPFFSNAFNTTKRLCQAGVNGMVVFNRFYRPDIDIDTEEITRPNYLSCPQEMGQPLRWVSLFSTRVKCDIAGNTGIHDGSGMIKMILAGASAVQVCSTLYINGLGYIDTMISDLQKWMTWKGYEKIDDFKGKLTKHHENIAAFERVQFLKQALGE
- a CDS encoding NAD(P)H-dependent oxidoreductase subunit E produces the protein MESKIKAIITKFNYDRTRLMDILHEVKDEFGYISAEAVRHIAVFLKMSEVEVEQTISFYHFYSMSPVGKYAVYLNNSAVACMMGRAEIAKTFEKEVGIPFNSVTADGLIGLWDTADIGMNDQEPAAIINDVIFTGLTPSKVRELVGAFRSGKDVTELVTKYGDGENSHPKIKAMVHNHLMKKGPVLFSDYELGMAIRKAVNLTPEQVIDEVKRSNLRGRGGAGFPAGLKWEFCRKSRGPAIYLLCNADEGEPGTFKERVILTELSKQLFEGMIVAGYALGAKEGVLYLRYEYRYLVAYLEQMLQEMRAGNLLGKNIAGKQGFNYDIRIQLGAGAYVCGEESALIESMEGKRGEPRNRPPFPVQKGYLDMPTVINNVETLSAVVKIMVKGADWFKAMGTKESAGTKLLSISGDCKHPGVYEIEWGITIRELLEMAGANSVQAVQVGGPSGTCINPTQFQREISFEDLATGGSMIVIGKQRNLLKDVVVNFMDFFIEESCGSCTPCRSLTVILRNKLQKILDGHGSRADINELYQWTKYMKAANRCGLGQTAANPVLSTIENFRQLYEDLVIPEEEFVSTFNMEEAVADSCAYVGRIPIFEHH
- a CDS encoding PKD domain-containing protein, which gives rise to MKRVLLITTLTGIFFLALAVLFPGCKKDNSNPVIVSVAVNPSSIAASGSVNVTVTATDSDGDALTYAYTPNGGAINGAGASVSWTAPSQAGTYSVTVTVTDGKGGTATGSGTLTVTAVSTVTTINGTAYFPAGVSGDLSNSKVSIYTTLDNWNWNQPIKFVGAIGSGASVTFSMVDVLPGNYYLDVWKDIDNGATWSSGDFVGWYGSGGLGSPALTEFQIIQGETKNFSVQMYIIAKGAKLPK